One window of the Sulfitobacter alexandrii genome contains the following:
- a CDS encoding head-tail connector protein, producing the protein MMLIEETPVPDAALPVDAFKAHLRFGSGFGPETVQEGVILSFLRAALAAVEARTGKAILRRQFRLDLTAWRDAAGQELPLAPVQAVGGLVLVDRHGGEVSVDPERYWLAPDMQAPVLRPVGSLLPAVPPQGSVSITFEAGFASDWAGVPADLRQAVLMLAAHYYEYRNDTGLSGGCMPFGVSSLIERYRPVRLGLGA; encoded by the coding sequence ATGATGTTGATCGAAGAAACGCCTGTCCCGGACGCCGCGCTGCCCGTGGATGCTTTCAAGGCGCATCTGCGGTTCGGCAGCGGCTTTGGCCCTGAGACCGTGCAGGAAGGGGTGATCCTGTCATTCCTGAGGGCGGCGCTGGCGGCGGTGGAAGCCCGCACGGGCAAGGCGATCCTGCGGCGGCAGTTCCGGCTGGACCTGACGGCCTGGCGCGATGCAGCGGGGCAGGAACTGCCGTTGGCGCCGGTGCAGGCCGTCGGCGGGCTTGTGCTGGTTGACCGGCATGGGGGGGAAGTGTCGGTCGATCCTGAGCGGTACTGGCTGGCGCCCGACATGCAGGCCCCGGTGCTGCGCCCCGTGGGCAGCCTGCTGCCCGCCGTGCCCCCGCAAGGCAGCGTCAGCATCACCTTCGAGGCGGGCTTCGCTTCGGATTGGGCAGGGGTGCCTGCCGATCTGCGACAGGCGGTACTGATGCTGGCGGCGCATTATTACGAGTATCGCAACGACACGGGACTGAGCGGCGGATGCATGCCTTTCGGCGTCAGCAGCCTGATCGAGCGCTACCGGCCGGTTCGACTGGGGCTGGGAGCATGA
- a CDS encoding phage major capsid protein, whose product MAEARGQDMRQTDTNDGALSPAEEVRRAVTGFVTDFRGFQSEIETKLQQTEERMTMLDRKMMTRTPLAAGVESAAPHQKAFGAYLRNGDDDGLRGLEVEGKSLSSAVNSDGGYLVDPQTSATVQSVLNATASIRAIASVVRVEATSYDVLVDHTEVGAGWATETGAQAETDTPQIDRITIPLHELSALPKASQRLLDDSAFDIEGWLAGRIASKFARAEAQAFIVGDGVDKPKGFLTHAAVDNDVWAWGNLGYVPTGLDGEVTGDAIIELVYALGAQYRANGSFVMNSRTTALVRKLKDADGRFLWSDGLAAGEPAQLMGYPVLVAEDMPDPAADSMSIAFGDFQAGYTVAERPDLRILRDPFSAKPHVLFYATKRVGGDVSDFAAIKLLKFGMA is encoded by the coding sequence GTGGCTGAAGCGAGAGGACAGGACATGAGACAGACAGACACGAACGACGGGGCGCTGTCCCCGGCTGAAGAGGTGCGCCGGGCGGTGACGGGTTTCGTTACCGACTTTCGGGGGTTCCAGAGCGAGATCGAGACGAAACTTCAACAAACGGAAGAGCGAATGACAATGCTGGATCGCAAGATGATGACACGGACACCGCTGGCGGCGGGCGTCGAAAGTGCCGCACCGCATCAGAAGGCCTTTGGCGCCTACCTGCGCAACGGCGACGACGATGGGCTGCGGGGGCTGGAAGTGGAGGGCAAGTCCCTGTCCTCCGCCGTGAATTCTGACGGTGGATACCTGGTCGATCCGCAGACCTCTGCGACCGTGCAGTCCGTGCTGAACGCCACCGCGTCGATCCGGGCGATCGCAAGTGTCGTGCGGGTCGAGGCCACGTCCTACGACGTCCTTGTGGACCATACCGAAGTCGGTGCCGGCTGGGCGACGGAGACAGGTGCGCAGGCGGAGACGGACACGCCTCAGATCGACCGTATCACCATTCCGCTGCACGAGCTGTCGGCGCTGCCGAAGGCGTCGCAGCGGTTGCTGGACGACAGCGCCTTCGACATCGAGGGCTGGCTTGCCGGGCGCATCGCAAGCAAGTTCGCGCGCGCAGAGGCGCAGGCCTTCATCGTGGGGGACGGCGTGGACAAGCCGAAGGGTTTCCTGACCCATGCCGCCGTCGACAACGATGTCTGGGCCTGGGGAAACCTGGGATACGTGCCCACTGGCCTTGACGGAGAGGTGACGGGGGATGCGATCATCGAACTGGTCTATGCCTTGGGCGCGCAGTACCGCGCGAACGGATCCTTCGTGATGAATTCCAGAACCACCGCTCTGGTGCGCAAGCTCAAGGACGCGGACGGACGTTTCCTCTGGTCTGACGGCCTTGCGGCGGGGGAACCGGCGCAGCTGATGGGCTATCCGGTGCTGGTGGCCGAGGACATGCCGGACCCGGCGGCGGATTCGATGTCCATCGCCTTCGGGGATTTCCAGGCCGGCTATACCGTGGCCGAGCGGCCGGACCTGCGCATCCTGCGCGATCCATTCAGCGCGAAGCCGCATGTGCTGTTTTATGCCACCAAGCGCGTGGGCGGTGACGTCAGCGATTTCGCCGCGATCAAGTTGCTGAAATTCGGCATGGCCTGA
- a CDS encoding HK97 family phage prohead protease codes for MPGAVPVLERKFARFGGAVEVEGGTEITGYASLFGDPDQGGDVVERGAYAASLKAAAAAGRSIKMLWQHDPAQPIGVWEQVREDERGLWVKGRILSEVAKGREAAALVAAGAIDGLSIGYRTVRAGRTTKGRRLLSELDLWEVSLVTFPMLPSARVGAKAEVSPLDRVLQDMAAAFDGARAELARGASRG; via the coding sequence ATGCCCGGCGCGGTGCCGGTCCTTGAGCGCAAGTTCGCCCGGTTCGGCGGCGCGGTGGAGGTCGAAGGGGGCACGGAAATCACCGGCTATGCGAGCCTGTTCGGCGACCCCGACCAGGGCGGAGACGTGGTGGAGCGCGGTGCCTATGCCGCAAGCCTGAAAGCGGCCGCGGCGGCAGGCCGCAGCATCAAGATGCTGTGGCAGCATGATCCGGCCCAGCCGATCGGCGTCTGGGAGCAGGTGCGCGAGGATGAACGGGGTCTCTGGGTGAAGGGGCGCATCCTATCGGAGGTGGCGAAAGGGCGTGAAGCGGCCGCGCTGGTTGCCGCCGGGGCCATCGACGGGCTTTCGATCGGCTATCGGACCGTTCGGGCGGGGCGCACCACCAAGGGCCGGCGGCTCTTGTCGGAACTGGACCTGTGGGAGGTGTCGTTGGTGACCTTTCCCATGCTGCCGAGTGCGCGGGTCGGTGCAAAGGCCGAGGTCAGCCCCCTGGACCGCGTGCTGCAGGACATGGCGGCGGCCTTTGACGGCGCGCGGGCGGAATTGGCGCGCGGGGCATCCCGTGGCTGA
- a CDS encoding GTA head formation protein, RCAP_rcc01685 family, with translation MLETGMDRFDCAPGLRLQAHEEVSRIHRENLLRRLDQMEEVIARMEKRLWLTVYGVAAVILAQAVQSFLAVTP, from the coding sequence ATGCTTGAAACGGGGATGGACCGTTTCGATTGCGCGCCGGGCCTGCGGCTTCAGGCGCACGAGGAGGTCAGCCGCATTCATCGCGAGAACCTGCTGCGCAGGCTCGACCAGATGGAAGAGGTGATCGCGCGGATGGAAAAGCGGCTCTGGCTGACGGTCTACGGGGTGGCCGCGGTGATACTGGCGCAGGCGGTCCAGTCATTTCTGGCGGTGACACCCTGA
- a CDS encoding phage portal protein — protein MVFDFLRRDAVAGQSEQKASATGPVVAYQTSGRVAWSARDTASLTRTGFCGNPVGFRSVKLIAEAAAALPLVVQDCHRRYDSHPLADLLARPNGAQGRAELLEALYAQLLLSGNAYVEAVVGTVDLPVELHVLRSDRMSVVPGADGWPVAYEYALGGSKHRFAASEGAMPICHIRNFHPQDDHYGFSPMQAAAMALDVHNAASRWSKALLDNAARPSGAIVYRGAEGQGKLGEDQYARLVAEMENHHQGARNAGRPMLLEGGLDWKPMGFSPSDMEFQKTKEAAAREIALAFGVPPMLLGIQGDATYANYQEAHRAFYRLTVLPLATRVTAALAAWLAGFSGEATELKPDLDQVPALAAERDAQWVRVAQADFLTQAEKRGLLGLPPVADDA, from the coding sequence ATGGTTTTTGATTTTCTGCGACGTGATGCGGTGGCGGGCCAATCCGAGCAGAAGGCATCGGCGACGGGGCCCGTCGTGGCCTACCAGACCTCCGGTCGCGTGGCATGGAGCGCGCGCGATACGGCCAGTCTCACCCGCACGGGGTTCTGCGGAAACCCCGTCGGCTTTCGGTCGGTAAAGCTGATTGCCGAGGCGGCGGCGGCCCTGCCGCTCGTCGTTCAGGATTGTCACCGCCGCTACGACAGCCATCCGCTGGCGGACCTGTTGGCCCGGCCCAACGGGGCGCAGGGGCGGGCGGAACTGCTGGAAGCGCTCTATGCCCAGCTTCTGTTGAGCGGGAACGCTTATGTGGAAGCCGTCGTCGGGACGGTCGATCTTCCGGTCGAACTGCACGTGCTGCGGTCCGACAGGATGTCGGTGGTGCCGGGGGCCGACGGCTGGCCGGTCGCCTACGAATACGCGCTGGGCGGATCGAAGCACCGTTTCGCGGCCAGCGAAGGTGCCATGCCGATCTGTCATATCCGCAATTTCCATCCGCAGGACGATCATTACGGGTTTTCGCCGATGCAGGCGGCGGCGATGGCGCTGGACGTGCACAATGCTGCCTCGCGGTGGTCGAAGGCGCTGCTGGACAACGCTGCCCGGCCCTCCGGCGCCATCGTCTATCGCGGTGCGGAGGGGCAGGGCAAGCTGGGGGAGGATCAGTACGCGCGGCTGGTCGCCGAGATGGAAAACCATCATCAGGGCGCGCGGAACGCCGGCAGACCGATGCTGCTGGAAGGGGGGCTGGACTGGAAGCCGATGGGGTTCTCGCCCAGCGACATGGAATTCCAGAAGACCAAGGAAGCGGCGGCGCGCGAGATCGCGCTGGCTTTCGGGGTGCCGCCGATGCTGCTGGGGATCCAGGGGGATGCCACATATGCCAACTACCAGGAGGCGCATCGGGCGTTCTATCGCCTGACGGTGCTGCCGCTTGCCACGCGGGTCACCGCGGCACTGGCGGCGTGGCTGGCCGGATTCAGCGGCGAGGCGACCGAGCTGAAGCCGGATCTCGATCAGGTTCCCGCCTTGGCGGCGGAGCGGGATGCACAATGGGTGCGGGTGGCGCAGGCAGATTTTCTGACCCAGGCCGAAAAGCGCGGTCTGCTGGGCCTGCCGCCGGTGGCCGACGATGCTTGA
- a CDS encoding DNA-packaging protein has translation MPSTWTGPGLRSGASWIACADVSLQNRFLDSLSEEELLSLPFLFEFWAMEHQLPPEGDWRTWVVMGGRGAGKTRAGAEWVRAMVEGARPLDPGKCRRIALVGETIDQAREVMIFGDSGILACSPEDRRPIWEAGRKRLVWPNGAVATVHTAHDPEGLRGPQFDAAWVDELAKWKKAEETWDQVQFSLRLGDDPRVCVTTTPRNVPVLKRLLASPSTVTTHAPTQANSANLAQSFLEEVMARYAGTRLAQQELEGVLLVDAEGALWTSAMLEAAHIDILPEMDRIVVGLDPAASAGAGSDACGIVVVGAQTRGPVQDWRAFVLADATVEGATPSGWARAAIAAMERFGADRLVAEVNQGGQMVGEVLRGVDPLVPLKSVHASRGKVARAEPVAALYEQGRVRHARGLGRLEEQMCRMTARGYEGGGSPDRVDALVWALHELMIEPAAKWRAPAVRSL, from the coding sequence ATGCCCTCGACCTGGACAGGGCCCGGGCTGAGATCGGGTGCAAGCTGGATCGCCTGCGCCGATGTCAGCCTCCAAAACCGGTTTCTTGACTCCCTCTCGGAAGAAGAGCTGCTGTCGCTGCCCTTCCTATTCGAGTTCTGGGCGATGGAGCACCAGTTGCCGCCTGAAGGCGACTGGCGGACCTGGGTGGTGATGGGCGGCCGGGGGGCGGGCAAGACGCGCGCCGGTGCGGAGTGGGTCCGCGCCATGGTGGAGGGCGCGCGACCGCTGGACCCCGGCAAATGCCGCCGGATCGCGCTGGTGGGCGAAACCATCGACCAGGCGCGGGAGGTGATGATATTCGGGGATAGCGGTATCCTCGCCTGTTCGCCGGAGGATCGCAGACCGATCTGGGAAGCGGGGCGCAAGCGGCTGGTCTGGCCCAATGGTGCCGTGGCGACGGTACACACGGCCCACGACCCGGAAGGGCTGCGCGGGCCCCAGTTCGATGCCGCATGGGTGGACGAGCTGGCCAAATGGAAGAAGGCGGAGGAAACCTGGGACCAGGTGCAGTTTTCGCTGCGGCTCGGTGACGACCCGCGTGTCTGCGTCACGACGACCCCGCGCAACGTGCCGGTGCTGAAAAGGCTTCTTGCCTCGCCCTCCACGGTTACCACCCACGCACCGACGCAGGCGAATTCGGCCAACCTTGCGCAGTCTTTTTTGGAAGAGGTCATGGCGCGCTATGCGGGTACGCGGCTGGCCCAGCAGGAGTTGGAGGGTGTCCTGCTGGTGGATGCGGAAGGGGCGCTTTGGACGTCCGCGATGCTGGAGGCCGCGCACATCGACATCCTGCCCGAAATGGACCGGATCGTCGTGGGTCTGGATCCGGCAGCCTCCGCGGGCGCCGGGTCGGATGCCTGCGGGATCGTCGTCGTTGGTGCGCAGACACGGGGGCCGGTTCAGGACTGGCGCGCTTTCGTGCTGGCCGATGCGACGGTCGAAGGGGCCACGCCCTCGGGCTGGGCACGTGCGGCGATTGCGGCGATGGAACGGTTCGGTGCCGACCGGCTTGTGGCGGAGGTGAACCAGGGGGGCCAGATGGTGGGTGAGGTCCTGCGCGGGGTCGATCCGCTGGTCCCGCTGAAATCCGTGCACGCCAGCCGCGGAAAGGTCGCTCGGGCGGAGCCGGTGGCGGCCTTGTACGAACAGGGCCGGGTCCGCCACGCAAGGGGGCTGGGCCGGCTGGAAGAACAGATGTGCCGGATGACCGCGCGGGGCTACGAGGGCGGCGGGTCGCCGGACCGGGTCGATGCGCTTGTCTGGGCGCTCCACGAGCTGATGATCGAGCCGGCGGCGAAGTGGCGCGCGCCGGCGGTGCGCAGCCTCTAG
- the mltG gene encoding endolytic transglycosylase MltG, translating to MWRHIASNAVTFLIMGLFLLGGVILWGKGEYQAEGPLDQAICLQVERGSNMRRVSQKLVDQGAISSAAIFRIGADYEEKTSQLKAGSFLVQPGTSMSQIVDVVTRGGASTCGTEVVYRVGVNRISVQVRELDPTSNRFVERAEFTPGEDEVPEIFATTKEKADTRFRVAVAEGVTSWQVTEALKGIDLLEGNIAEIPAEGALAPDSYEVRPGDDRATIIAQMAARQELLVAEAWEARDPDLPIGSPEDLLILASIVEKETGVPEERGQVASVFVNRLNQNMRLQTDPTVIYGITEGKGVLGRGLRRSELRAETPWNTYVITGLPPTPIANPGRASLMAAAQPDETDFVFFVADGTGGHAFATTLEEHNRNVARWRQIEAERGAAAAGNASTGGN from the coding sequence ATGTGGCGACATATCGCGTCCAACGCGGTGACCTTCCTCATCATGGGGCTGTTCCTGCTGGGCGGCGTCATTCTCTGGGGCAAGGGCGAATACCAGGCCGAGGGGCCGCTGGATCAGGCGATTTGCCTGCAGGTCGAGCGGGGTTCGAACATGCGCCGGGTCAGCCAGAAGCTGGTCGATCAGGGCGCGATCTCCTCTGCCGCGATCTTTCGGATCGGTGCGGATTACGAGGAAAAGACGTCGCAGCTCAAGGCGGGCAGTTTCCTTGTCCAGCCGGGGACGTCGATGTCGCAGATCGTGGACGTGGTCACCCGTGGAGGTGCCAGCACCTGCGGAACCGAGGTGGTCTATCGCGTCGGCGTGAACCGGATCTCGGTGCAGGTGCGGGAGCTCGATCCGACGAGCAACCGTTTCGTCGAGCGGGCAGAGTTCACGCCCGGCGAGGACGAGGTGCCCGAGATCTTCGCTACCACCAAGGAGAAGGCTGATACCCGGTTCCGCGTGGCTGTCGCCGAGGGCGTGACAAGCTGGCAGGTGACCGAGGCGCTCAAGGGGATCGACCTGCTGGAGGGCAACATCGCGGAGATCCCGGCCGAGGGCGCGCTCGCCCCGGACAGTTACGAGGTGCGTCCCGGTGACGACCGGGCGACGATCATCGCGCAGATGGCGGCCCGGCAGGAATTGCTGGTGGCCGAGGCGTGGGAAGCGCGTGATCCCGATCTGCCGATCGGGAGCCCGGAGGACCTGCTGATCCTCGCATCGATCGTGGAGAAGGAGACCGGCGTGCCCGAAGAGCGCGGTCAGGTGGCCTCGGTCTTCGTGAACCGGTTGAACCAGAACATGCGGCTGCAGACGGACCCGACCGTGATCTATGGCATCACCGAAGGAAAAGGCGTGCTGGGACGCGGCCTGCGGCGGTCGGAACTGCGCGCGGAGACGCCGTGGAACACCTATGTCATTACCGGTCTGCCGCCCACGCCCATCGCGAACCCGGGTCGCGCGAGCCTGATGGCCGCGGCCCAGCCGGATGAGACCGACTTTGTCTTCTTTGTCGCGGACGGCACCGGTGGCCACGCGTTTGCCACCACTCTGGAAGAACACAATCGGAACGTGGCGCGCTGGCGCCAGATCGAGGCCGAACGCGGAGCGGCGGCGGCCGGCAACGCATCCACAGGCGGGAACTGA
- the fabF gene encoding beta-ketoacyl-ACP synthase II: MRRVVVTGLGLVTPLADGVEASWSRILEGQSGAGPITLFDASNLVTQYACEVPLGDGSDGTFNADKYMEPKEQRKVDTFILFGMAAAQQAVEDSGWMPEDRESLERTGVLIGSGIGGLNSIANTAVMMKEKGPRRVSPFFVPGALINLISGQVSIRYGFRGPNHSVVTACSTGAHAIGDASRLIQHGDADVMIAGGAEAAICEIGIAGFNACKALSTKRGDDPKKASRPYDADRDGFVMGEGAGIVVLEEYEHAKARGAKIYAEVLGYGLSGDAYHITAPAEDGDGAERSMRSALRGAGLEPSDIDYINAHGTSTMADTIELGAVERMLGDAAGKVTMSSTKSATGHLLGAAGAIEAIFSILAIRDQVAPPTINLDNPAVETAIDLAPNRKVEREINVALSNSFGFGGTNASVLFGKV; the protein is encoded by the coding sequence ATGCGCAGAGTTGTGGTGACGGGACTGGGTTTGGTGACGCCCTTGGCCGACGGGGTCGAGGCAAGCTGGTCACGCATTCTCGAAGGGCAATCCGGCGCGGGTCCGATAACCCTGTTCGACGCGAGCAATCTCGTCACCCAGTACGCCTGTGAAGTGCCCTTGGGCGACGGGTCGGACGGGACTTTCAACGCCGACAAGTACATGGAGCCGAAAGAGCAGCGCAAGGTCGATACCTTCATCCTGTTCGGCATGGCCGCCGCGCAGCAGGCGGTCGAGGATTCCGGCTGGATGCCGGAGGATCGCGAGAGCCTCGAACGTACCGGCGTGCTGATCGGGTCCGGCATCGGGGGGCTGAACTCCATCGCCAATACCGCCGTCATGATGAAGGAAAAGGGGCCGCGCCGCGTGAGCCCGTTCTTCGTGCCCGGTGCGCTGATCAACCTGATCTCCGGTCAGGTGTCCATTCGGTACGGCTTCCGCGGGCCCAACCATTCGGTTGTCACCGCCTGTTCGACCGGCGCGCATGCCATCGGGGATGCTTCGCGTCTGATCCAGCATGGCGATGCGGACGTGATGATCGCCGGCGGTGCCGAAGCGGCGATCTGCGAGATCGGCATCGCGGGCTTCAACGCCTGCAAGGCGCTGAGCACCAAGCGCGGGGACGATCCGAAGAAGGCAAGCCGGCCCTACGACGCCGATCGCGACGGGTTCGTGATGGGCGAGGGTGCCGGGATCGTCGTGCTGGAAGAGTACGAACACGCCAAGGCGCGCGGCGCCAAGATCTATGCCGAGGTGCTGGGCTATGGCCTGTCGGGCGACGCCTATCACATCACCGCCCCGGCCGAGGACGGCGACGGCGCGGAACGGTCCATGCGCAGTGCGCTGCGCGGTGCGGGGCTGGAGCCTTCGGACATCGACTACATCAACGCGCACGGCACATCGACCATGGCGGACACCATCGAACTGGGCGCGGTCGAGCGGATGCTGGGCGACGCGGCAGGGAAGGTCACCATGTCGTCGACCAAGTCCGCCACGGGGCACCTTCTGGGCGCGGCCGGGGCGATCGAGGCGATCTTCTCGATCCTCGCGATCCGCGACCAGGTGGCGCCGCCGACCATCAACCTGGACAACCCGGCGGTGGAAACGGCCATCGACCTTGCGCCGAACCGGAAGGTGGAGCGCGAGATCAACGTGGCGCTGAGCAATTCCTTCGGATTCGGTGGAACCAATGCATCCGTCCTGTTCGGGAAGGTCTGA
- a CDS encoding GNAT family N-acetyltransferase yields the protein MSRTVPTINTSRLTLRAMRREDFPRFAEIWATPAVVTHISGKPWPKARSWDAFLRNAGHWQIAGFGQWAIQIHRQPEMAGQTGFFFGSRGLGEDFDPFPEAGWVLEPGAQGRGLGLEAAQAAHDWFDRVVAGRTVCLITPENEGSLRIAETLGYSALREATLDGDPVLLLTRKGPPV from the coding sequence ATGTCCCGCACCGTTCCGACGATCAACACCAGCCGACTGACCCTGCGTGCCATGCGCCGCGAGGATTTTCCGCGTTTCGCGGAAATCTGGGCGACCCCCGCCGTGGTCACGCATATTTCCGGCAAGCCCTGGCCGAAGGCGCGGTCATGGGACGCCTTTCTGCGCAATGCCGGGCATTGGCAGATCGCGGGCTTCGGGCAGTGGGCCATCCAGATCCACCGTCAGCCGGAAATGGCCGGGCAGACCGGTTTCTTTTTCGGTTCCAGAGGGTTGGGAGAGGATTTTGATCCTTTTCCAGAAGCCGGCTGGGTGCTCGAGCCGGGCGCGCAGGGCCGGGGACTGGGCCTTGAAGCCGCGCAGGCGGCACATGACTGGTTCGATCGGGTCGTGGCGGGACGCACCGTCTGCCTCATCACGCCCGAAAACGAAGGATCCCTGCGGATCGCCGAGACGCTGGGCTACAGCGCGCTGCGCGAGGCGACGCTGGACGGTGACCCCGTTCTGCTGCTGACCCGCAAGGGACCGCCGGTCTGA
- a CDS encoding acyl carrier protein, which produces MSDVADRVKKIVVEHLGVEEDKVTENASFIDDLGADSLDTVELVMAFEEEFGIEIPDDAAENIQTFGDAVKFIKEAS; this is translated from the coding sequence ATGAGCGACGTCGCAGACCGCGTGAAAAAGATCGTTGTGGAACACCTTGGTGTTGAAGAGGACAAAGTGACCGAGAACGCGTCGTTCATCGACGATCTGGGCGCAGACAGCCTCGACACCGTCGAGCTGGTGATGGCGTTCGAAGAAGAGTTCGGCATCGAGATCCCGGACGATGCGGCCGAGAACATCCAGACTTTCGGCGACGCGGTGAAGTTCATCAAGGAAGCTTCCTGA
- the fabG gene encoding 3-oxoacyl-[acyl-carrier-protein] reductase, with protein MFDLTGKNALITGASGGIGADIARQLHAQGASVGLSGTRTEPLETLKAELCERAHVLPCNLSDMAAVEALPKQAAEAMGSVDILVNNAGITRDNLFMRMSDEEWQSVLGVNLTATFKLCKGVMRGMMKARWGRIVNISSVVGATGNPGQANYAASKAGLVGMSKSLAYEVASRGITVNAVAPGFITTAMTDKLTDDQKSGIMGQIPAGRMGTAAEIASAVVYLSSVEAAYVTGTTLHVNGGMAML; from the coding sequence ATGTTTGATCTGACAGGGAAAAACGCGCTGATCACCGGCGCTTCGGGTGGCATCGGAGCGGACATTGCACGGCAGCTGCATGCGCAGGGTGCCAGCGTGGGACTGTCCGGCACCCGGACCGAGCCGCTGGAGACGTTGAAGGCGGAACTTTGCGAGCGCGCGCATGTGCTGCCCTGCAACCTGAGCGACATGGCCGCGGTCGAGGCGCTGCCCAAGCAGGCGGCCGAGGCCATGGGATCGGTCGATATTCTGGTCAACAACGCCGGCATCACCCGCGACAACCTTTTCATGCGCATGTCGGACGAGGAATGGCAGTCGGTTCTGGGTGTGAACCTCACCGCCACTTTCAAGCTGTGCAAGGGGGTCATGCGCGGCATGATGAAGGCGCGCTGGGGCCGGATCGTGAACATCTCTTCCGTCGTCGGCGCCACGGGCAACCCGGGGCAGGCGAATTACGCTGCGTCCAAGGCGGGGCTCGTCGGCATGTCGAAATCGCTGGCCTACGAGGTGGCAAGCCGGGGGATCACCGTCAACGCCGTTGCGCCGGGCTTCATCACCACCGCGATGACGGACAAGCTGACCGACGATCAGAAATCCGGAATCATGGGCCAGATCCCTGCGGGACGCATGGGGACCGCGGCGGAAATCGCCAGTGCGGTGGTGTATCTGAGCAGCGTGGAAGCGGCCTATGTGACCGGTACGACCTTGCACGTGAACGGCGGCATGGCCATGTTGTAG
- the fabD gene encoding ACP S-malonyltransferase — MSIAFVFPGQGAQTIGMGKALAERYPEARAVFDAVDEALGEKLSALIWEGDAEALTLTENAQPALMATSMAALAALQAEGIGLDRAAFVAGHSLGEYSALCAAGTFSLADTARLLRIRGRAMQAAVPVGEGAMAAVLGLEADAAEKVAAEAAQGDVCQLANENDPSQNVLSGSKAAIDRAVILAKEAGAKRALPLPVSAPFHCALMQPAADEMARALGEVEMKDPSVPLVANVLAESVTDAARIRDLLVEQVTGRVRWRTSVEWMAAQGVTEFWEIGAGKALSGMIRRIAKDSTCRAIGTPEDVAALKDA, encoded by the coding sequence ATGAGCATCGCATTCGTATTCCCGGGCCAGGGCGCCCAGACCATCGGCATGGGCAAGGCGCTGGCGGAGCGCTATCCGGAGGCGCGCGCGGTTTTCGATGCCGTCGACGAGGCGCTGGGCGAAAAGCTGTCGGCGCTGATCTGGGAAGGCGACGCCGAGGCCCTGACGTTGACGGAGAATGCACAGCCGGCGCTGATGGCGACTTCGATGGCGGCGCTCGCCGCCCTGCAGGCCGAGGGTATCGGGCTGGACCGTGCGGCCTTTGTCGCCGGGCATTCGCTGGGGGAATACTCGGCGCTTTGTGCCGCCGGAACCTTCTCGCTGGCCGATACGGCGCGTCTGCTGCGCATCCGGGGACGCGCGATGCAGGCGGCCGTCCCGGTTGGTGAAGGCGCGATGGCCGCGGTGCTGGGGCTGGAGGCCGATGCCGCAGAGAAGGTCGCCGCGGAAGCCGCGCAGGGCGATGTCTGCCAGTTGGCAAACGAGAACGATCCCAGTCAGAACGTCCTGTCCGGCAGCAAGGCCGCCATCGACCGCGCCGTGATCCTCGCCAAGGAGGCGGGTGCCAAGCGCGCGCTGCCGCTGCCGGTGTCCGCTCCTTTCCACTGTGCGCTGATGCAGCCCGCCGCCGACGAGATGGCCCGCGCGCTGGGCGAGGTCGAGATGAAGGACCCGTCCGTGCCCTTGGTCGCCAATGTTCTGGCCGAAAGCGTGACCGACGCGGCCCGCATCCGCGACCTGCTGGTCGAGCAGGTGACAGGGCGCGTGCGCTGGCGGACTTCCGTCGAATGGATGGCGGCGCAGGGCGTGACCGAGTTCTGGGAGATCGGCGCGGGCAAGGCCCTGTCGGGAATGATCCGCCGCATCGCCAAGGACAGCACCTGCCGTGCCATCGGGACGCCGGAAGACGTGGCGGCGCTGAAGGACGCCTGA